In Elusimicrobiota bacterium, the genomic window AAGTCATGCGTAAAATCTTTCATTGGAACTTCAATAGTTTTACATCCCATGAGATCCGCTGCCATTTTGTAACGTATAAACGCGTGTTCAGATATTACGATATTATCTGATTTATTAAAAAATGCTTTACCTATAAGTTCAATAATTTCATCTGTTCCCGATCCCATAATTATACAGTTAATATCCAAATCAAACTTATCAGCAATTTTCTTGCGTAACTCATAACTCCCGCCATCCGGATAAAGGAAAGAGTTTTTAGCTGCTTTGCAGATAGCAGTAACCGCTTTTTTTGATGGGCCTAACGGATTTTCATTCGATGCAAGTTTTATCACATTAACTAATCCGAGTTCGCGTTTTACTTCACTTATCGGTTTACCCGGTTTGTATGGTTCAAAATTTTCAAGCTCCTGCCTCATTATTTTCTTCATATATATTTACTCCTTTACTACTATTACACCTTTGGATATGAACCTAATACTTTAACAAACACACAATATTTCTCCAGCATCTTCAACGCCTTCTTAACACTACTATCGTCGCAATGGCCTTCTATATCCACAAAAAAAACGTACTCCCACACACGTTTACGCGATGGACGTGATTCAATTTTTGTTAGATTAAGTTTATTTTTGCTAAATGGAAGAAGTATGTCATGTAACGCGCCGACTCTGTCCTTTATTGATAACATTACAGATGTTTTATCCGAACCTGAAGGCTGCGTAATATTTTGCCCGATCACCAAAAAACGTGTAATATTTTCTTCTAAATCTTCAATATTCTTAGCTAACACATTCAAATTATACTTCTTAGCTGCAAGTTCAGATGCAATAGCTGCGCTTAAATGTTCTCGTGTCGCGATAAAGGCAGCTTCAGCAGTACTCCTGGTTTCAATCAATTCCACCCCGGGTATATGGCTGTCCAGCCAGTTTCTACACTGCGCTAAGGGCTGTTGATGTGAATACACGCGCTTTATTTCTCCTATCTCAGTATTCCGGGACAATAAATAATGCGCAATCCCAAGAAATGTTTCAGCACATATTTTTGTATTACTATCGACAAACATATCAAGCGTATGATTGACAACACCTTCAGTTGAGTTTTCTATAGGTACAACACCGTAATCCACGCGTTTTTTTTCAACTTCTTCAAACACGTTGCGTATAGTTTTTAACGGCAAATATTTTGCGGTAGAACCAAAAGTTTTGTACGCAGCCATATGTGTAAACGTAGTTTCCGGTCCAAAGTATCCTATAACCATAGGTTTTTC contains:
- the pheA gene encoding prephenate dehydratase; protein product: EKPMVIGYFGPETTFTHMAAYKTFGSTAKYLPLKTIRNVFEEVEKKRVDYGVVPIENSTEGVVNHTLDMFVDSNTKICAETFLGIAHYLLSRNTEIGEIKRVYSHQQPLAQCRNWLDSHIPGVELIETRSTAEAAFIATREHLSAAIASELAAKKYNLNVLAKNIEDLEENITRFLVIGQNITQPSGSDKTSVMLSIKDRVGALHDILLPFSKNKLNLTKIESRPSRKRVWEYVFFVDIEGHCDDSSVKKALKMLEKYCVFVKVLGSYPKV